The sequence CGCAGCCATGAGCGCTGGCTGGCGCTGGGCGAGATGCAGTTCGACTACCTGGCCGAACACGGTCTGACGCCCGGCCACCGGATGCTGGACATCGGCTGCGGCAACCTGCGCGCCGGATGGCGCTTCATCGCCCACCTGGACGCCGGCCACTACTACGGCATCGACATCTCGCCGGACATCCTGATCTCCGCGAAGCAGACCCTGACCGCCTACGAGCTCCAGGCCAAGCTGCCGCACCTGACGATCACCCAGAATCTGACGCTGGACTTCCTGCCGTCCGCCCACTTCGACGTCGTCCACGCGCACAGCGTCTTCTCGCACTCACCGCTCGGCGTCATCGACGAATGCCTCGCCCATGTCGGCCGGATCCTGGCGCCCGGCGGCTTCTTCGACTTCACCTTCGACCGCACCGAGGGCGCCGAACACCAGGTGCTGCGCGAGGACTTCTACTACCGGACCGAGACCCTGCTCGACCTGGCCCGCAAGCACGGCCTGGAGGCGCGCTTCATGGAGGACTGGGAGAGGCGGCCGCACGGCCAGTCCAAGATCCGGGTGAACAACCCGGCGTAGGGGGTGGCTCTGCGCTGCTGTCCGCCGTACGTGTCCGTGCTGCTCGCTGCTTCTGCCCGCCGTACGTATCCGTGCTGCTCGCCCCTGCTGCCCGCCTGACGTGTCCCCGCTACTCCCCGCCGTACTTGTCCGTGTCCGCATGCGGGTCGAGCGACAGCCGGTAGCCGCGCTTGACGACCGTCTGGATCAGCTTGGGCGCGCCCAGCGCCCCCCGCAGCCGGGCCATCGCGGTCTCCACCGCATGCTCGTCCCGGCCCGCCCCCGGCAGCGCGCGCAGCAGATCCGCACGGGAGACCACCCAGCCCGGGCGACGCGCCAGCGCACGCAGCAGCGCCATCCCGGCCGGCGGCACCGGCCGCAGCGCACCGTCCACCACGACGGCGTGCCCGCGGATCTCCAGCGACCGCCCGGCCACCGGCAACGGCTTCACCCGGCCCGGGAGTTCCCGGCACAGCAGCTGCACCAGCGGCCCGAGCCGGAAGCGCTCCGGCTGCAGCGTGGGGACGTCCTCCGCCTGGAGCGGCAGCGCGGTCACCGGCCCCACGCACACCGGCAGCACCTCACGCCGCAGCGCCGCCAGCACCTCCTCGCGGATCCCCCGCTCCCCGGCCCGGCGCAGCAGTGACGCGGCGGCCGGCGCGCTGGTGAAGGTCACCGCGTCCAGGGACCCCGCCAGCATCGCGTCCAGCAGCCGGTCGACCGGCCCGATGTCCTCCGGCGGCATCCACCGGTACACGGGGACGCCGACCACCTCCGCACCGCCGGCCCGCAGCGCCTCCACGAAGCCCGGCAGCGGCTCCCCGTGCAGCTGCAGGGCCACCCGGCGCCCGGCGACGCCCTCCGCCAGCAGCCGGTCCAGCACCTCGGCCATCGACTCGGAGGCCGGCGACCACTTCTCGGTCAGCCCGGCCGCCCGGATCGCACCGCGTACCTTGGGCCCGCGCGCCAGCAGCTCCACTCCGGTCAGCCGGTCCAGCAGCGCCTCGCCGAGGCCCCAGCCCTCCGCGGCCTCCACCCAGCCGCGGAAGCCGATGGCGGTGGTGGCCACGACGACATCGGGCGCCCGGTCGATCAGGTCCCGGGTCACCGCCAGCAGCTCGGTGTCGTCCGGCAGCGGGACGATGCGCAGCGCCGGCGCATGCATGACCTGCGCGCCGCGCCGCTCCAGCAGGGCGCCCAGCTCCTCCGCCCGCCGGGCCGCGGTCACCCCGACGGTGAACCCGTCGAGCGGCCGGACGGCCGATTGCGGCTCGGACTCCGGCCTCGCTTCCGGCCTCGCTTCCGACGCCGCCGGCTCCCGCCCGTCGTGCTCCCGCTCGTCCTGCTCCTGCTGCTGATCGTGCATGGTCGTCCCGCTCCGCCCAGAGTGGTGTTCTGCTGTGTACTACCGCGTACTTCGCCGTAGTTGCCTGTACTGCCGTGTGCTGCACTGCCGCCGCGGCTCGGGCGGCACCACGTGCCAGGGTGTCAAGAAGCCAAGGTGCCAACGGCACGTGACGGTCCCGGTCCTCCAGTATTTCCCCGCGGTTACGACAGGGCCGCCTCTGCCCGCGCCGTACGGGCTAGTGAACCCACCAGGAACCCACCACCGGACGGCCAGGGGGCGGCCAGGGACAGTCAGGGGACGGCCAGGGCGACCAGACACCACCACCACGGGGACCGGACACCACCACCAGCGCCCCGCCCGGCCCTCCACGCCCGCCCGTCCCGCCCGGCCGCTCACACCTCCACGTACACCGTCCCCCGCTCCCCGTCCCCCGCGGACGCCGCAGCCGACCCGTCCGCCTCACCCACCGGCGCCTGCGCCCCCTGCCCCGTACGCCGCCCGCGCACCGCCGGACGCAGGTAGACGCCCCAGGTCACCGCCCCGCACACCACGTAGCAGGCCAGGAACGACACAAACGCCGGGGTGCCCGACCCGGCCACCAGGAACGACTGCCGGAAGGCCAGGTTGATGG is a genomic window of Streptomyces sp. Edi2 containing:
- a CDS encoding class I SAM-dependent methyltransferase; this encodes MPRTSLLTNRASLTHKIGYAVRHPARITPYVKRTARDTWLRLKHPDHVAYYRAVIASDTGRNPEAAVGSRSHERWLALGEMQFDYLAEHGLTPGHRMLDIGCGNLRAGWRFIAHLDAGHYYGIDISPDILISAKQTLTAYELQAKLPHLTITQNLTLDFLPSAHFDVVHAHSVFSHSPLGVIDECLAHVGRILAPGGFFDFTFDRTEGAEHQVLREDFYYRTETLLDLARKHGLEARFMEDWERRPHGQSKIRVNNPA
- a CDS encoding uroporphyrinogen-III synthase yields the protein MHDQQQEQDEREHDGREPAASEARPEARPESEPQSAVRPLDGFTVGVTAARRAEELGALLERRGAQVMHAPALRIVPLPDDTELLAVTRDLIDRAPDVVVATTAIGFRGWVEAAEGWGLGEALLDRLTGVELLARGPKVRGAIRAAGLTEKWSPASESMAEVLDRLLAEGVAGRRVALQLHGEPLPGFVEALRAGGAEVVGVPVYRWMPPEDIGPVDRLLDAMLAGSLDAVTFTSAPAAASLLRRAGERGIREEVLAALRREVLPVCVGPVTALPLQAEDVPTLQPERFRLGPLVQLLCRELPGRVKPLPVAGRSLEIRGHAVVVDGALRPVPPAGMALLRALARRPGWVVSRADLLRALPGAGRDEHAVETAMARLRGALGAPKLIQTVVKRGYRLSLDPHADTDKYGGE